In Microcoleus sp. FACHB-672, one DNA window encodes the following:
- the thiD gene encoding bifunctional hydroxymethylpyrimidine kinase/phosphomethylpyrimidine kinase gives MTDATRANVPVALTIAGSDSGGGAGIQADIRTFAFHCVHGSSVITCVTAQNTLGVTRVDALSPQAVVAQIEAVVKDMEVRATKTGMLLNQEIIAAVAEQVEIWGLTNLVVDPVMVSRTGAQLIDDDAVATLRERLIPKAAIVTPNRYEAQLLSGLEIHTLEDMQTAAQRIYNLGPAAVVVKGGGMSNHLRGVDVWFDGETLKTVTTVTVDTPNTHGTGCTLSAAIAANLALGHTSPTALKLAKDYVTEALKHALSIGHGTGPVGHFFPLLPL, from the coding sequence ATGACAGATGCAACCAGAGCAAACGTGCCAGTTGCTTTAACGATTGCGGGTTCAGATAGCGGCGGCGGTGCCGGCATTCAAGCAGATATCCGAACATTTGCCTTTCACTGCGTCCACGGCAGCAGTGTCATCACCTGTGTGACAGCCCAGAACACTTTAGGCGTGACACGAGTGGACGCTCTATCACCGCAGGCAGTCGTTGCCCAGATAGAGGCAGTTGTCAAAGATATGGAAGTGCGAGCAACTAAAACAGGGATGTTGCTCAACCAGGAAATTATTGCAGCCGTGGCAGAGCAAGTAGAGATTTGGGGTTTAACTAACTTGGTCGTCGATCCCGTTATGGTTTCGCGCACCGGCGCTCAGCTTATTGATGATGATGCCGTCGCCACTCTGCGGGAGAGGCTGATCCCCAAGGCTGCGATAGTTACGCCGAATCGGTACGAAGCCCAACTGTTAAGCGGATTAGAGATTCATACCCTAGAGGATATGCAAACTGCCGCCCAGCGCATCTACAATCTCGGGCCGGCAGCCGTCGTAGTCAAAGGCGGAGGAATGAGCAATCATCTGCGTGGTGTCGATGTTTGGTTTGACGGGGAAACATTAAAAACCGTAACAACGGTAACAGTGGATACACCCAACACCCACGGCACCGGCTGCACACTCTCAGCAGCGATCGCAGCCAATTTGGCATTGGGGCACACCTCCCCAACCGCACTCAAACTGGCAAAAGATTACGTCACCGAGGCTTTGAAACACGCCTTATCAATCGGTCATGGCACCGGGCCGGTGGGGCACTTTTTTCCACTTTTACCGCTTTAA
- the mrdA gene encoding penicillin-binding protein 2 produces MYQKQQIESGSITSPVRDALKIASGLFFDTGERGFSTSLLREAERRRHRTHQGILMMLLVSFLMGGCVVRLAHLQLIQGQQNRQKAEGNRLRLVPIRSERGNILDRKGKLLAANRLSRAVYLWPKEQLATQWTQTAHQLSPLLNIPAAQILQKLQKAGFKSTMPVRISRNINQNAFVALAERATEFRGVEIRPESSRYYPTVELAGHVLGYIGEASEDDLEANPDYPMGMLVGKMGIERLVNSKLSGVWGSRLIEVDASGEELRETGVENPVAGEPLQLTLDLELQKTAEKALGQRRGAVVVLDVKTGAVLAMASGPSFDPNLFTRQVSDAEWDELQSKDNPFLNRALQGYPPGSTFKIVTAAAGMESGKFSPDSYVSTADSITIGGISFHEYKGGFGVIGFEDAFAYSSNTFFYQVGIEAGPEEIAKWGKRLGIGETTDLNLLGLEGGNHGSLPTPAEKEQLFGEPWYAGDTVSMSIGQGLVLTTPLEMAVMVATIANGGKRVKPHLLASQTNTAETKPEPTGLKPETIEAIRKGLVAVVQKGTGQQLNDGSIPLTGGKTGTAEVPGQEDNANYVAFGPAENPEIAIAVVVENGGYGGVAAAPIAHDIFKTYFKK; encoded by the coding sequence ATGTATCAAAAACAACAGATTGAATCAGGCAGTATTACAAGCCCTGTCCGGGATGCGCTAAAGATCGCTAGCGGACTTTTTTTTGACACGGGAGAGCGCGGATTTAGCACAAGCCTGCTGCGCGAAGCAGAGCGCCGGCGTCACCGAACCCATCAGGGAATTTTAATGATGCTGCTCGTAAGTTTCCTGATGGGCGGATGCGTTGTTCGTCTGGCGCATCTGCAACTTATACAAGGCCAACAGAACCGGCAAAAAGCCGAAGGCAACCGCCTTCGGCTAGTACCGATCCGCTCTGAACGCGGCAATATACTCGACAGAAAAGGCAAACTGTTAGCAGCAAACCGGCTATCTCGTGCCGTGTACTTGTGGCCCAAGGAACAACTAGCAACCCAATGGACTCAGACAGCGCACCAGCTGAGTCCTCTGCTGAATATTCCCGCCGCGCAGATCCTGCAAAAATTACAGAAAGCCGGTTTTAAATCGACGATGCCGGTGCGGATTAGCCGGAATATCAACCAAAATGCTTTCGTGGCGCTGGCAGAACGAGCCACAGAATTTCGGGGGGTCGAGATTCGTCCTGAATCTAGCCGCTACTATCCCACAGTCGAGCTAGCCGGTCACGTCCTCGGATACATCGGGGAAGCCAGCGAAGACGACTTGGAAGCCAACCCAGACTATCCGATGGGGATGCTCGTTGGCAAAATGGGAATCGAACGCTTGGTTAACTCGAAGTTGAGTGGAGTTTGGGGTAGCCGTCTAATCGAGGTGGATGCTAGCGGTGAGGAATTGCGCGAGACCGGGGTGGAAAATCCCGTCGCTGGAGAGCCGCTACAGTTAACCCTAGACCTAGAACTCCAAAAAACCGCTGAAAAAGCCCTCGGCCAACGTCGAGGCGCTGTCGTTGTACTGGATGTCAAAACCGGCGCTGTTTTAGCAATGGCCAGTGGGCCAAGCTTTGATCCCAACCTGTTCACCCGTCAGGTAAGCGATGCTGAATGGGATGAACTTCAAAGCAAAGATAATCCCTTCCTAAATCGAGCGCTTCAAGGTTACCCCCCCGGCAGCACCTTTAAAATTGTCACCGCAGCCGCCGGCATGGAGTCAGGCAAGTTCAGTCCCGACTCATACGTGTCAACTGCCGATTCTATAACCATTGGTGGCATCTCGTTCCACGAATATAAGGGCGGTTTTGGCGTGATCGGTTTTGAAGACGCTTTTGCCTACAGCAGCAACACCTTTTTCTATCAAGTTGGCATAGAAGCCGGCCCGGAAGAGATTGCGAAATGGGGAAAGCGGCTGGGGATCGGTGAGACAACCGATTTAAACCTTTTGGGACTTGAAGGCGGCAATCACGGTTCTCTACCGACGCCGGCAGAGAAAGAGCAGCTTTTTGGTGAACCTTGGTATGCCGGTGATACCGTCAGTATGTCCATTGGCCAAGGCTTAGTTCTGACGACGCCTTTAGAAATGGCCGTGATGGTGGCGACAATTGCCAACGGTGGCAAGCGCGTCAAACCCCATCTGCTGGCTTCTCAAACCAACACAGCCGAGACCAAGCCTGAGCCAACCGGCCTAAAACCTGAAACCATTGAAGCCATTCGCAAAGGACTGGTTGCAGTTGTGCAAAAAGGCACCGGCCAGCAACTCAATGATGGTTCGATTCCCCTCACGGGCGGTAAAACCGGCACGGCTGAAGTCCCCGGACAGGAAGACAACGCCAATTATGTTGCCTTTGGGCCGGCAGAAAATCCAGAAATTGCGATTGCCGTTGTCGTGGAAAATGGCGGCTACGGTGGGGTTGCTGCTGCTCCTATCGCCCACGACATTTTCAAAACTTACTTTAAAAAGTAA
- a CDS encoding IS4 family transposase — translation MQFYHEHLEKQLGRAQFLMLLILINIIQAQKQVRLETIARVFPLWITCEGRRRKIQRFLDLPGLTISSLLWPIISDWLLNSVPKKSKQKLYLAIDRSQWKNINLLMVSVIWSKRAIPLAWRLLPHLGNSNFEEQESVLSSVLSRFKDYQIVVLGDREFCSLDLARWLQARNIGFCLRLKKNTCVEVENQIWQRLDELGIKPGVCVYYQGRRIRKTGPVSGFALAAKWKRNYRVLTTKGPWFILTNLESLTVAIAAYKRRMGIEEMFRDCKSGGYRLESTGLRGKRLNAMILVMSLAYLESTLRGGEINRHQGQKYVCRPKESGRIYRRRSTFGVGLDGGNWVKNLEQHQQDAAELTNLSPHKRRFYQRGIRTQTIISSIL, via the coding sequence ATGCAATTTTATCACGAGCATCTCGAGAAGCAACTGGGCCGCGCCCAGTTCCTGATGTTGCTGATTCTAATCAATATCATTCAAGCTCAAAAACAAGTCAGACTAGAAACCATAGCGAGAGTGTTTCCGCTGTGGATAACTTGTGAAGGAAGACGCAGAAAGATACAAAGATTCTTAGATTTACCGGGCTTAACGATTAGTAGCTTATTGTGGCCTATCATTAGTGATTGGCTCTTGAACTCGGTGCCAAAAAAGTCGAAACAGAAGTTATACCTAGCAATTGACCGCAGCCAGTGGAAAAATATCAACTTGCTAATGGTGAGCGTGATTTGGTCAAAAAGAGCCATTCCCTTAGCATGGAGATTACTGCCGCACTTAGGCAATAGTAACTTTGAGGAACAAGAAAGCGTACTCTCCTCAGTCTTATCAAGATTCAAGGACTATCAAATAGTTGTGCTAGGAGACCGAGAGTTTTGTTCTCTAGATTTAGCCAGATGGCTCCAGGCAAGGAATATCGGATTTTGTTTAAGATTGAAAAAGAATACCTGTGTGGAAGTCGAAAATCAAATTTGGCAGCGATTGGATGAGTTAGGAATTAAACCGGGAGTCTGTGTCTACTATCAAGGCAGGAGAATCCGGAAAACCGGGCCAGTTTCAGGATTTGCCCTGGCAGCTAAATGGAAAAGAAACTACCGGGTTCTGACCACAAAAGGCCCTTGGTTTATCTTAACGAATTTGGAAAGTTTAACGGTTGCCATTGCCGCTTATAAAAGAAGAATGGGTATTGAAGAGATGTTCCGAGACTGTAAAAGTGGGGGTTATAGATTAGAAAGCACTGGATTAAGAGGAAAGCGATTAAACGCAATGATTTTGGTGATGTCTCTGGCTTATTTAGAGTCAACCCTGCGAGGAGGTGAAATCAACAGACATCAAGGACAAAAATATGTCTGTCGTCCCAAAGAATCCGGGAGAATCTATCGAAGACGCAGTACATTTGGTGTTGGGTTAGATGGAGGAAACTGGGTAAAAAACTTGGAACAACATCAGCAAGATGCCGCAGAATTAACCAATTTGTCTCCCCATAAACGCCGATTTTATCAGCGAGGTATAAGGACGCAAACCATTATCAGCTCTATCTTGTAG
- a CDS encoding alternative oxidase, whose translation MIRLLVGVLVFVINVLYRDRPYPRFYVLETVARVPYFAYMSVLHLYESLGWWRKADWLKVHFAESWNELHHLLIMESLGGNSRWTDRLLAGSAALVYYWVVVALYMVSPRAAYHFMELVEGHAYHTYDEFLKTNEAMLKAQPAPQVAVSYYRDGDLYMFDEFQSCSVAELRRPKVDNLYDVFVNIRDDEAEHVKTMVACQHPEAQNTFQSPHSLVPARAEVVLPPVEEKVTELVN comes from the coding sequence ATGATTCGACTCTTAGTTGGTGTCTTAGTATTTGTCATCAACGTTCTCTACCGTGACCGGCCTTATCCGCGTTTTTACGTGCTGGAAACAGTCGCACGCGTTCCCTACTTTGCTTATATGTCGGTTCTCCACCTTTACGAAAGCCTGGGTTGGTGGCGGAAAGCTGATTGGCTGAAGGTGCATTTTGCCGAATCTTGGAATGAACTGCACCACCTATTGATCATGGAATCTTTGGGAGGTAACAGCCGGTGGACAGATCGGCTTCTGGCTGGGAGTGCGGCGCTTGTTTACTACTGGGTGGTTGTCGCGCTTTATATGGTCAGTCCTCGCGCTGCCTATCACTTCATGGAGCTTGTAGAAGGGCACGCTTATCACACTTATGATGAATTCTTGAAAACAAACGAAGCGATGCTGAAAGCTCAACCGGCACCGCAGGTTGCAGTCAGTTACTACCGCGACGGCGATCTCTATATGTTTGATGAGTTCCAAAGCTGCAGCGTGGCTGAGTTACGGCGTCCGAAAGTAGATAATCTTTATGATGTGTTCGTTAACATCCGCGATGATGAAGCGGAACACGTCAAGACAATGGTGGCTTGCCAGCATCCAGAGGCTCAGAATACGTTCCAAAGCCCTCATTCATTGGTTCCCGCCCGTGCAGAGGTTGTGCTGCCGCCGGTTGAGGAGAAAGTAACTGAGCTGGTGAACTAA
- a CDS encoding DUF3352 domain-containing protein — MKQRSFFSVLAAFVLVLLLISAGGFYWLISNSPLALFRGGAATAPAAAMFVPSQAPVMVSLLVNPEQLDAFGQLAAPPAQRRQTRAELAQFKDSLLANTGLTYEQDVQPWLGDEITLAVTTIDIDRNSQNGSVPGYLLALATKDPERSREFLQLFWGSKASAGTDLVFEPYEGTTLIYNNRAKSEQGGIGAVASAVVADQFVLFANHPKVLRDAINNVLAPDLNLSSSSSYQRALERLTQPRIGLTFFNLPQLAALKSPELAVLGSESNSAQVSNETVAIALGLNRQGLLAQAALLLKDPQQAPAAPSLQKPVEALRYIPASVGALVAGSDLRQLWTQISEGLSSDDPLLDLIEQPLNLLGNRWGIDLPQDIFSWVQGEYALALLPRSPDAVNPNAQGDWIFVAEKSADSSPSIEHLDDVAKQQGFSIGSVMLENQSISAWTKLSTASTDGSNAGPLTLKAQVRGVHASAGQYEIFASNLEAMDEALKAAQGGSLLTSSTFKQGIAPLPQPNYGYVYLDWPASRFIVERQLPLLRLVELAARPVFQHLRSLSASSTGGEAGVRLGDVFIKLGG; from the coding sequence ATGAAGCAACGCTCATTTTTTTCTGTCTTGGCAGCCTTCGTACTGGTGCTGCTACTAATCAGTGCCGGCGGTTTTTACTGGTTGATTAGCAACAGTCCACTGGCTCTTTTTCGCGGGGGTGCGGCAACTGCACCGGCTGCTGCGATGTTTGTGCCCTCCCAGGCACCTGTGATGGTGTCCTTGCTGGTTAATCCAGAACAGCTCGATGCCTTTGGGCAATTGGCCGCACCGCCGGCACAGCGCAGGCAAACGCGTGCTGAACTCGCCCAGTTCAAAGATAGTTTACTCGCCAATACGGGTTTAACCTACGAGCAAGATGTCCAACCCTGGCTGGGGGATGAAATCACCCTGGCTGTTACCACGATTGATATTGATCGCAATTCCCAAAATGGCTCTGTGCCGGGATATCTCCTGGCGCTTGCCACGAAAGATCCAGAACGCAGCCGGGAATTTTTACAGCTGTTTTGGGGTTCTAAAGCCAGCGCCGGCACTGATTTAGTCTTTGAACCTTATGAAGGCACAACGCTGATTTACAATAATCGCGCTAAGTCTGAACAAGGTGGCATTGGCGCAGTTGCCAGTGCAGTGGTCGCCGATCAATTTGTCTTGTTTGCCAACCATCCGAAGGTGCTGCGCGATGCGATTAATAACGTTCTAGCACCGGATTTAAATCTGAGCAGTTCCAGTTCTTACCAACGAGCTTTAGAACGTCTTACCCAGCCTCGAATTGGCTTGACGTTCTTTAATTTGCCCCAACTGGCTGCGTTAAAAAGCCCTGAACTAGCGGTGCTGGGTTCTGAGTCTAACAGCGCACAGGTCTCGAATGAGACGGTGGCTATTGCTCTCGGATTGAACCGCCAAGGTTTATTGGCACAGGCTGCTTTACTGCTCAAAGATCCCCAGCAGGCACCGGCAGCACCGTCTTTGCAAAAGCCGGTTGAGGCATTGCGCTATATTCCGGCGTCGGTGGGGGCACTCGTTGCCGGCAGCGATCTGCGCCAACTCTGGACTCAGATTTCTGAGGGTTTATCAAGCGATGATCCACTGCTGGATTTAATTGAGCAACCGCTGAACCTACTGGGCAATCGCTGGGGCATTGATTTGCCGCAGGATATTTTCAGTTGGGTGCAAGGCGAATACGCTTTGGCGCTGTTGCCCCGGTCCCCGGATGCTGTCAATCCTAACGCTCAGGGTGATTGGATTTTTGTGGCAGAAAAATCGGCAGATTCTTCCCCAAGCATTGAGCATCTAGATGACGTTGCGAAGCAGCAAGGATTTAGCATTGGCTCTGTGATGCTGGAGAATCAATCAATTTCTGCTTGGACTAAACTGAGCACGGCCTCAACTGATGGCTCGAATGCCGGCCCTCTGACACTGAAAGCCCAGGTGCGAGGCGTACACGCCTCGGCGGGTCAGTACGAAATTTTTGCCTCCAACCTTGAGGCGATGGATGAAGCACTCAAGGCTGCTCAGGGCGGTTCTTTACTGACCAGTTCCACCTTCAAGCAAGGAATTGCGCCGCTACCCCAACCAAATTACGGCTATGTCTATCTTGACTGGCCGGCTTCTCGGTTCATTGTCGAGCGGCAGTTGCCCTTGCTCAGGCTGGTGGAATTAGCAGCGAGACCTGTGTTTCAGCATTTGCGCTCACTCAGTGCTAGCAGTACAGGTGGCGAAGCCGGTGTTCGCCTAGGTGATGTGTTTATCAAGCTGGGAGGCTGA
- a CDS encoding response regulator, producing MLPAARTDSAGRQTTLKILGGLPTMKILLVEDDEHLALVLEAVLTEQHHTVDVARDGQTGWALAETFTYDLVLLDVMLPNLDGISLCRRLRSAKKSMPILLLTAKHTSDDKVMGFDAGADDYVVKPFDPQELVARIRALLRRGSSPLPLVLEWGSLHLDPSTCEVKYEEQILHLTPKEYGLLELFLRNSTRVFSRSAILEQLWSFEEPPAEETVRAHIKGLRQKLKGAGVPTDLIETVYGLGYRLKPLNTARSEDSGRLNEHLKVSNSMASEASNRHSGRMRGTATTIGPATKQLTVKAAPTQSVPSATQQQTQAAVNRLWEQFKGPIKNRVNVIEDAIFALEKGRLSDELLKDAGHAAHKLSGSLGTYGFPEGSRLAQKLEHVFSAGSVSQDQVPQLFELVKALRAELEHKPLDRTAVPAQLPSIPHNEPSVLLVIERDEQLTEQLVTEIRALGMRSKVVPDWATGRDAIASENPDVVLLDLSCAETASEGLQLLSELTNRSPSLPVLVITGRDGFADRLEVARRGGRAFLQKPISSSQITDVVVDVLQRFHTHQSKVMIVDDDPHVQAALRTLLKPWGFKLTTLEDPHQFWDTLETCMPDLLVLDVEMPQLSGIELCQVVRNEPRWSGLPVLFLTAHTDADTVHQVFACGGDDYVTKPVVGPELVTRILNRLERTQLLRSMAETDPLTGLANRRKSIQDLNQLLHLADRYNQPLCFAILDLDHFKQVNDLHGHAAGDAVLRRLGEMLLRTFRSEDVVARWGGEEFIVGMYGMTKKDGVARLGEFLALWGQELFPDSNGSEFAVTFSAGAVEYPLEGGDLQLLYRCADKALYQAKAAGRNCIMPATDN from the coding sequence TTGCTGCCCGCAGCCCGAACTGACTCGGCTGGGAGACAAACCACTCTCAAGATTTTAGGCGGTCTTCCCACGATGAAGATTTTACTGGTAGAGGATGATGAACATCTTGCTCTCGTGTTGGAGGCAGTCCTCACAGAACAACATCACACGGTTGATGTGGCTAGGGATGGCCAAACTGGTTGGGCTTTAGCAGAAACGTTTACTTATGACTTGGTCTTGCTAGATGTGATGCTGCCCAATCTTGATGGCATTAGTCTATGCCGGCGTCTGCGATCTGCAAAGAAGAGTATGCCGATTCTGCTGCTGACGGCGAAGCATACCAGTGATGATAAGGTCATGGGATTTGATGCCGGCGCTGATGACTATGTTGTCAAGCCTTTTGACCCTCAAGAATTGGTCGCTCGCATTCGAGCATTACTGCGCCGGGGAAGTTCTCCCTTGCCCCTGGTACTGGAGTGGGGTTCACTCCACCTCGATCCCAGCACTTGTGAGGTCAAATATGAAGAGCAAATCCTGCATCTGACACCGAAGGAGTACGGACTGTTAGAACTGTTCTTGCGAAACAGCACGCGTGTTTTTAGTCGCAGTGCTATTTTAGAACAGTTGTGGTCGTTTGAAGAACCCCCGGCAGAAGAAACGGTTAGAGCGCACATCAAAGGTTTGCGGCAGAAACTCAAAGGAGCCGGTGTGCCCACTGATTTGATCGAGACGGTTTATGGGTTGGGCTATCGCCTCAAGCCCCTCAATACTGCGCGCAGTGAAGATTCAGGCAGGTTGAATGAACATTTAAAAGTCTCCAATTCAATGGCTTCTGAGGCTTCAAACCGGCATTCAGGGCGAATGCGCGGCACTGCCACAACCATCGGGCCGGCGACGAAACAGTTAACAGTCAAAGCCGCGCCGACTCAAAGTGTCCCCTCAGCAACCCAGCAGCAAACGCAAGCGGCTGTTAATCGGCTATGGGAACAATTCAAAGGGCCAATCAAAAACCGAGTCAATGTTATAGAGGACGCAATCTTTGCGCTGGAAAAAGGCCGGCTGAGTGATGAATTGCTCAAAGACGCTGGACACGCAGCCCACAAACTCAGCGGATCGTTGGGTACTTATGGCTTTCCAGAAGGCTCCAGACTCGCCCAGAAGTTGGAACACGTATTTTCTGCCGGTTCGGTGAGTCAAGACCAAGTGCCGCAACTGTTTGAGTTGGTGAAGGCACTGCGGGCCGAACTCGAACACAAGCCACTTGATCGCACGGCTGTGCCGGCACAATTACCTTCCATCCCCCACAATGAGCCTTCCGTGCTGTTGGTGATTGAACGCGACGAGCAACTGACTGAACAGCTGGTGACAGAGATTCGGGCTTTGGGGATGCGCTCAAAAGTCGTTCCAGACTGGGCTACTGGCAGAGATGCGATTGCTAGCGAAAATCCTGATGTTGTGCTGCTTGATCTTTCCTGTGCTGAGACAGCTTCTGAAGGCTTGCAGTTGCTTAGTGAACTGACCAACCGTTCGCCATCTCTGCCGGTGCTGGTGATCACCGGCAGAGATGGATTTGCTGATCGATTGGAAGTGGCCCGCAGGGGCGGACGTGCTTTTTTGCAAAAGCCAATTTCATCGTCTCAAATCACAGATGTTGTCGTGGATGTGCTGCAGCGTTTCCACACCCACCAGTCGAAAGTGATGATCGTGGATGATGATCCTCATGTGCAGGCGGCGCTGCGAACTTTACTCAAACCTTGGGGGTTTAAACTCACGACTTTAGAAGATCCCCACCAGTTTTGGGATACTCTGGAGACTTGTATGCCCGATCTGCTGGTTCTAGATGTTGAAATGCCTCAGTTAAGCGGGATTGAACTGTGTCAGGTGGTGCGGAATGAACCACGCTGGAGTGGTCTGCCGGTGCTGTTTCTGACGGCGCACACGGATGCTGACACCGTGCATCAAGTGTTTGCTTGCGGAGGCGATGACTATGTGACGAAGCCGGTGGTAGGGCCAGAATTGGTAACTCGCATTCTCAACCGTTTAGAGCGGACTCAGCTACTGCGGAGCATGGCGGAAACTGATCCCCTAACCGGCTTGGCAAATCGGCGTAAGTCAATTCAGGATCTTAACCAGCTATTGCATCTGGCAGACAGGTACAATCAACCTCTGTGCTTTGCGATCTTAGATTTAGATCATTTTAAGCAGGTTAATGATTTGCACGGTCATGCTGCCGGGGATGCAGTGTTGCGCCGGCTAGGGGAAATGCTGTTGCGGACATTCCGCAGTGAAGATGTTGTGGCTCGTTGGGGCGGCGAAGAGTTTATTGTGGGAATGTACGGCATGACCAAAAAAGACGGGGTGGCACGGTTGGGGGAATTTTTGGCTTTATGGGGTCAAGAATTGTTTCCTGACTCGAATGGCAGTGAGTTTGCGGTGACGTTCAGTGCCGGCGCAGTGGAATATCCCCTAGAGGGGGGCGATCTGCAACTGCTTTACCGCTGTGCCGATAAAGCACTTTACCAAGCCAAAGCTGCCGGTCGTAATTGTATAATGCCGGCTACTGACAACTAA
- a CDS encoding glycosyltransferase family 2 protein, which yields MFFSVVIPTYNRRPILEKCLKALERQQLIRNSAVAGYEVVVVDDGSSDHTLEWLAEHSDEFPHVRTFAQNHQGPAAARNLGVEKAAGDTIIFIDSDLVVTENFLQAHADALVQGTKEFDRVFTYGRVINTCNFDNPTSEPYKLTDFSAAYFATGNVAISRQWLEKAGLFDTRFQLYGWEDLELGVRLKQLGLKLIKCPDAVGYHWHPPFALSQLPNLIDKEIQRGRMGVLFYEKHPTWEVRMMIQMTGIHRILWGILSLGGTLNERTMAPFLQWLIDQGKPQLALEIARVFLNWYNVKGVYAAYAEAQQKQ from the coding sequence GTGTTTTTCAGCGTTGTTATTCCAACTTATAATCGCCGGCCTATTCTAGAAAAGTGCCTAAAAGCTTTGGAACGTCAGCAGCTTATTCGTAATAGCGCTGTCGCCGGCTATGAAGTGGTGGTGGTGGATGATGGTTCGAGCGATCACACCTTAGAATGGTTGGCGGAACACTCAGATGAGTTTCCCCACGTTCGCACCTTTGCTCAAAACCACCAAGGGCCGGCTGCTGCGCGGAATTTGGGGGTGGAAAAGGCTGCCGGTGACACAATTATTTTTATTGATAGCGATTTAGTTGTTACTGAAAATTTCCTGCAAGCACACGCTGACGCACTCGTGCAGGGAACTAAGGAATTTGATCGCGTCTTTACTTACGGGCGCGTTATCAATACTTGTAACTTTGATAATCCCACCTCTGAACCTTACAAACTCACCGATTTTTCAGCCGCCTATTTTGCCACCGGCAATGTCGCCATCTCCCGTCAATGGTTAGAAAAAGCCGGTTTATTTGATACCCGCTTTCAACTCTACGGATGGGAAGATTTAGAACTCGGTGTCAGACTCAAACAATTAGGATTAAAACTCATTAAATGCCCCGATGCGGTTGGCTATCACTGGCATCCTCCCTTTGCACTATCCCAGCTTCCCAACTTAATTGATAAAGAAATTCAACGAGGTCGTATGGGAGTTCTGTTCTATGAGAAACACCCCACCTGGGAAGTGCGAATGATGATTCAAATGACGGGGATACACCGAATCCTTTGGGGAATTCTTTCCCTCGGCGGCACCCTCAACGAACGCACTATGGCACCTTTTTTGCAATGGTTAATTGATCAAGGCAAGCCCCAACTTGCTTTAGAAATTGCCCGAGTTTTTCTTAACTGGTATAACGTCAAGGGAGTTTATGCCGCTTATGCGGAAG